From a single Micromonas commoda chromosome 5, complete sequence genomic region:
- a CDS encoding predicted protein yields the protein MMGSSVAIDGDTIAVGALGQDNINSNTDSHGAVHVFARDVPGDPNSGWTQIEKLRGEHDLPNGNLNGRSNVALKLGASVDIYGDVIIAGGVMQSADFVGAAYIFTRDQSGEPSSTWTQRDRIVTGEVQENFGARGVVVHGDLAMIASGGGRAYGDNPPNKVRVYRLPCPELDITDPNTCSCEELMLLNGFQIADESSSPSSGCYGPAPTYLLPPPPAAAPSMRFIVTHPSTSDSEWYGDCACICNKQKYGDINVEGDVSGKGISFQVCTEQGPEKCRELASTHQAFDNCTDAGGKPQNFTTDWDYNSNYTGGIWSPPPPPFTAPPPTTTMPPPTTTMPPPTTTMPPPSGNTTALGDCECMCNDASWSPQTWINKVDCPSGQVCPASEDMCSNQSLSECQAMNMNNQYCSSDGVVSTVWTYVEAYDSMPPPTTTMPPPMTTMPPPTASTAPPPPPSTAPAGDGGHYGGSEYDGHYGGSEYGP from the coding sequence ATGATGGGCTCAAGCGTTGCGATTGATGGAGACACAATTGCGGTTGGCGCACTGGGGCAGGATAATATCAACTCGAACACAGATAGCCACGGCGCTGTGCACGTCTTTGCCCGCGACGTTCCCGGTGATCCAAACTCTGGGTGGACGCAGATTGAGAAGCTCAGAGGCGAGCATGATTTGCCAAACGGCAATTTGAACGGCCGTTCAAACGTCGCCTTGAAACTCGGTGCATCTGTTGATATTTATGGCGACGTCATCATCGCCGGTGGCGTCATGCAATCCGCCGacttcgtcggcgccgcgtatATTTTCACCCGCGATCAATCCGGCGAGCCCTCATCGACATGGACGCAGCGCGACAGGATAGTCACCGGCGAGGTGCAAGAAAACTttggtgcgcgcggcgttgttGTGCACGGAGACCTCGCGATGATTGCGAGTGGTGGAGGCCGCGCCTACGGTGATAATCCCCCAAACAAGGTTCGCGTATACAGGCTGCCTTGCCCGGAGCTTGACATCACCGATCCCAACACGTGCAGCTGCGAGGAGCTCATGCTGCTAAACGGTTTCCAGATTGCGGACGAGTCTTCCTCGCCTTCTTCGGGTTGCTACggaccggcgccgacgtaTTTGCTGCCCcctcccccggcggcggcgccctcgatgCGATTCATCGTCACCCACCCCTCGACAAGCGATTCTGAATGGTACGGCGACTGCGCGTGTATCTGCAACAAACAGAAATATGGGGATATCAACGTCGAAGGCGACGTAAGCGGCAAGGGTATTTCATTTCAGGTGTGCACGGAACAGGGACCAGAAAAGTGCCGCGAACTGGCATCGACGCACCAAGCTTTCGACAACTgcaccgacgcgggcggaAAACCACAAAACTTCACCACCGATTGGGATTACAACTCTAACTACACTGGGGGCATctggtcaccgccgccgccgccctttactgctccgccgccgacgacgacgatgccgccgccgacgacgacgatgccgccgccgacgacgacgatgccgccgccgagcggaAATACCACAGCTCTCGGAGACTGCGAATGCATGTGCAACGATGCCTCGTGGAGTCCTCAAACGTGGATCAACAAGGTGGATTGTCCGTCTGGGCAGGTCTGCCCAGCCAGTGAAGATATGTGCTCGAATCAAAGTCTGAGTGAGTGTCAGGCGATGAACATGAACAACCAGTATTGCTCGTCTGACGGAGTCGTGTCCACGGTGTGGACTTACGTGGAGGCGTATGAttcgatgccgccgccgacgacgacgatgccgccgccgatgacgacgatgccgccgccgacggcctccactgctccgccgccgccgccctctaCTGCTCcagccggcgacggtggtCACTACGGAGGGTCCGAATACGATGGTCACTACGGAGGGTCCGAATACGGCCCTTAG
- a CDS encoding predicted protein: FGAGVLGAASPANAAVRLFPTDLDPRRRFFQNLVEPWEPYFGWGERVTVRRELVPGSIWSLEQEQALDVLAMNIRTTVVKLKSTGGLVVFSPQAPTREFFELLDELGVVEHVVLPTYALEHKVWLPPLSRRYPRAKIWVAEGIWSVPVDLPLEWLGIEKTGTLTVDRRGLPDDAERTPPWLDELDYRVLRVDTAGANPYIETCFYHRESRSLLVTDLVLSIPTFPPEVISRNRLLNLAPDDPADAPAALTDENLMIGWAKASLVVSFLGPSRQSQKSFESIRERTIPSPILRTLVFSKGRGFTRDFINVLCRDWGDEETGFVQIIPAHYDAPIAAGPAELRRAFAFID; the protein is encoded by the exons ttcggcgcgggcgtcctcGGTGCGGCGTCTCCCGCGAACGCTGCGGTCAGGCTATTTCCCACGGATCtcgatccgcggcggagattcTTTCAGAACCTCGTGGAGCCGTGGGAGCCGTATTTCGGCTGGGGCGAGAGAGTGACAGTTCGGCGGGAGCTCGTCCCCGGTTCGATCTGGAGTCTCGAGCAAGAGCAAGCGCTGGACGTGCTCGCCATGAACATCCGGACCACGGTTGTGAAACTGAAGAGCACGGGCGGCTTAGTCGTTTTCTCGCCGCAAGCGCCGACCAGAGAATTCTtcgagctgctcgacgagctcggcgtggtTGAACACGTAGTGCTGCCAACGTATGCCCTGGAGCACAAGGTGTGGCTGCCTCCTCTGTCTCGGCGATATCCGCGAGCGAAGATCTGGGTGGCAGAGGGCATCTGGAGCGTCCCTGTCGACTTGCCTTTGGAGTGGCTGGGCATCGAGAAGACAGGTACGCTAACGGTGGATCGTAGAGGCCTTCCAGACGATGCCGAacgcacgccgccgtggctGGACGAACTGGACTATCGGGTGCTGCGCGTGGACACCGCGGGTGCGAACCCGTACATCGAGACGTGCTTCTATCACCGCGAGTCAAGGTCGTTACTCGTCACGGACCTCGTTTTATCCATCCCGACTTTTCCTCCGGAGGTTATCTCGAGGAACCGGCTGCTGAACCTCGCGCCGGATGATCcagcggacgcgcccgcggcgctgacggatGAGAATCTCATGATTGGATGGGCAAAGGCGAGCCTGGTTGTGTCCTTCCTGGGGCCATCGAGGCAGAGCCAG AAGTCTTTTGAGTCCATCAGGGAACGCACGATTCCCTCACCGATCCTTCGCACGCTGGTGTTCAGCAAAGGGCGCGGATTCACGCGCGATTTCATCAACGTGCTGTGTCGCGATTGGGGAGACGAAGAAACCGGATTTGTCCAAATAATTCCCGCACACTACGACGCGCCGATAGCGGCGGGCCCCGCCGAGCTCAGAAGAGCGTTCGCGTTCATCGAC